A genomic window from Rhipicephalus sanguineus isolate Rsan-2018 unplaced genomic scaffold, BIME_Rsan_1.4 Seq436, whole genome shotgun sequence includes:
- the LOC125756672 gene encoding uncharacterized protein LOC125756672, producing the protein MTALALGARARRLYVEDIHREPGLGSGRRGQVIVHTRFNLGCLTPSLEHILQNPLLPDSTAPTLHCGASYNCALESSRPTFGACRGTEHCTMAHSSRRRSSQFVSCFTTSVFGSSCLSQTTSLALKNSNENMRTFTTTIATIRLQ; encoded by the exons atgactgccctcgcactcggggcccgtgcacgacgcctttatgtggaagacatccaccgtgagccaggactgggcagtggacgccgtggccag gtgatagtgcatactcgcttcaaccttggctgcttaaccccatccctggagcacatcctgcagaatcctctgctgcccgattccaccgcacccactcttcactgcggtgcgtcgtataactgtgcactggagtcctcaaggcccactttcggtgcttgcagaggtacagaacactgtactatggcccactcttcacgtcgaagatcatcgcagtttgtgtcgtgcttcacaacctcggtgtttggcagcagctgcctgagccagacgacatcccttgcactgaagaactcgaatgagaatatgcggacctttacaacaacaatagcgacgatacggctgcagtag